TCTGGTCGGCCTTGATTGGCAGCTGGAGCAGGGACTTCAGGTTGGTCATGGAGGTCAGGTGTCCACCTTGGGTGCCGCTTCCAGCCGGGTTGCTGGCCCCAAACTGGGGGCTGGTGGCCCCGGCAGGGAGATCCGGCGGTAAGAGCTGAGTGAGAGGCCTTGACATAACTtcaagggaggaggaggaggtgggaggtgaggggggagggggggggggaggaagagcaACCTGCAGACTGTAAGTTCAAGATCAATTAATCCAATTAGTGACGCTAATTGACAGGCGCGTCGTCCAAAGATGCGCGGGCAGGTAACGCGTTCAAGATCTCCACCTGATATCCTGCTTTTCCGCCCGTCCCATGAagaaaaatgtgtacaaaatatAAGAAGGGGGGACTTATCTCCAAAATGGCACCATGTTCACCGAGTCTAATTCATCCTCTCAGACTGGTTGAGCCTTCACGAGTTACTGCTGTCACCTCTTTAAATTAACTCAGCTCTGCACTAATGAACGCACACTCAGGAAGACACATTGGATCCTGGAGCTCGCAGCGAGTAAAGTCCCCTTTGAGTTTGTGTAAAAAGACGGTCACAAACTCACGCCCGGGTCCGGTCCGTCGGTCGGCCGCTAGAATGTTAGTCCAGAGGGGggaaagcaaaaataaaataaaagcagattcAAACGCGAATGGCTGTATAGTTCCATGCAGTGAGTAGAGAAGGAGGATTAGAAACCGTAGAGTCGAAGCGAAGAGTCTCCAAGATAGAAAAAAATAACTTGTGATTAAATATGAGCGAAAAAATATAagatgaaagaaataaagagatccccccccaaaaaataataatatccaGTAGTATGAGAGTCAGATAGATGAGACTGATGGCTCttattttcctccctctctccctccctttctctctctctctctctctctctctctctcgctctctctctcctctccctctctcacacacctctCTCTATTTTCGTCGTTctttctgactctctctctctctcagtcagcTGGAACCAACACGGGCCGCTCGTGTGATGTCACCGCTCACGGGGGAAAGGCGATTGGGGGCGTGGATCATTTGCATACATAGCTCACTCCTCCTCCGTCGGTAACGCATTCTGCGTTCACGGAGGCATGGGAAAGCTGGTGTATTTCGCTTTCAACATGTAAAAATACGATTCCAACACTTAttgtagtaagtaagtaactttTGGATGATGTTCAACTTGGTTATActataatattgttgaaattacaATAACATAAGCCTGCATTGCACCTATACTATAGGCCTATTAAAAGTGAATTTCTTGGTATATACAAATAGGGTTAAGTGTTCAATTAAtcaaatgaatataaaacagatggaataaaattatatataatagcaGCACTTTGTATTTACAATAATAGGCCTAAAGAAAAgtcaataaaatgaaagaaatcgaagaaagaaaaataaatctatataaaAATAGTCTATCAAAAACTTAAAACAAGATAATGTGAGAATAACCTGAGTGCTTGACACCTTCAAACACCCAGTTTCACATGcactaaactttatttatttatatagcgccTTTTATAAGCCCAGGTAAACTTGCTCTTGAGGATGAATAACCTTTGttcccagaaaaaaaaaagacaagctTTATTCAGTCAGACATAGTGGTTTAAAATACAGACCGGCTTCAACCTTCATTACGGTGGAGATAATAAAATCTGATTTTtgctgcaacgattagttgatAAATGGATTAGTCAGTTAATCAACAAAAATTATTCAGCgcttattttaataatcaaataatcacCTAACCTTTGCTGGTTTCAGTTTCTCAAAAGTGAGGAtttcatgcttttctttgttgtaaaTTACAGTGTGAATAGGCCGATTGATAACATGTAggataatattattttaaaccaaAATCCAAAACATGGTTAAATGAacaaaaatgataaattatagtaaatatatttttaaaactcCATACAAACTATTAGTTCATCACGGTCTCATTATTAAAGCTATGTAAATGAATactaaaaaatgtaaatttaattttaaagctATTATGACAATATTTTTATCATCTAATTTGTAGTTCAACAGAGAAAAACTTTTGACTCAATTAGTTTATCACTTCCAGCAGTAAAATTAACCCAAAATGAATTAAGCAACGCTAGAAAAACAAACCCAAAATGTTTGGCACGCTTGCCTTTTACCATGGTATTATTCATGTTTTCGTTTTTCCTCCTGTAGTACGTGAACGCAACATATATTTGCATAAAATACAACACCTCCCAGCAAATTCAGCCAATGGCTGATAGCAGCTGGGACTGTTGCGCACTAAGTCACAGCCAACTGATCTGCTTTCTGGATGGACCCTGAACGCACCCCGcccatctcttcttctctcacgcTGTCATTTAAACAAGGAGgcccaaaaaacaacaagatgACCACTCACAGAATGAGAGTAATAAAGAGTCATACGGTCTTGAGACGTTTGGATGCTGTTTGCTCTTTTGGCCtacacattgttttctctctgtcttaaTCTTAGAAATGTGggaaaatgtgatattttcaGACAAAACGTGACATGATTTGAAGTGTCAGAATAAGCAGCTCAAACGAAGCAAATACCAGGTGGGCGGATAGTCTCACACAATATCTCTAACATTTTGTATGAAAATATAACAGTCTGCTACATTTACAGGTAGAGATACAACATCCATAGTATTATTTGTCAGGAGCATAAGCTGAAAAactatatttaataaatgtttctttctatAAATTGAGATGTGTTTTACTTATACAACAACTATATACTACATTGTCCTTAAATAATCACATTTGAAAAAAGGTTAACTTGTATTTAATCTCATAAAAATGGTCGACAGAGCCACAGTtcgtctgtttttctctctgttaaATGTCCCTATCTGCTTCTCGcgctcaaacaaacacatggccCCGGCACGCGCCGACTGTTGCCTACCGGCGACCCTGCCGCGTCGCTATTGGCTGAATCTAGGTCACTTGCGGTCTCTCCCAGCCTCCTATTGGCCAAAATTAGGTCACAGTCTCCGCCCACAGGTTTCCCCATGCTACTGCCGCGTGACAGGCCGTctggaggggggaggaggggacaCAAAGGGAGGGAGCTGACTGTGTGGATTAgagttaaaaaagaagaaaaatcacatttatttctttataataaaTTCAACAACACtaaattaacatttatattaaatataaaaaaaaaagattagtcaaatgtacaacaaataaaaataaaatcaacataaaataactaataaataattagaactgtaataaataattacaaaatatatcaaacgcttattattattattattattattattattattattattattattattattattaataacaatactTTGAGAGTGTTCTTGTTTGATATTATATAAGGGTAATGTTGTTAGTTGACATGTTAAGATGTCTTTTATTCCAACCTtgcttttattgtattatatattatttttattattcttatttcttTATGCATGTATGGCATGTTCTATTTGTCCTTGTGTTGCACGTTTTATTTACCTGCTAATATAGCACAATGTTGTTATTGATTAGTaactattatatttataaaaaaatagttttctttaatAGTTTTTTATGCTGTGTATTGTATCtttttgtgttgcatgttttaacTTCTGATTAGTATCATACAACATCCTAATTGTCTTGTAAAACTAATATTAACTTTTTATAATTACCCTGCAAGTCCAATTTCAATAacaattttcaaaatgtatagtGTTTTATAGGATTACTTTGTAATGTTTATGCAGAAACTACAGCTAAAAAATACCCtttggtaaaaataaataatttagcaTTGCTTAATTTTCTTTAATTGTGTTCTTTGGTagtgtacacatgtatgtactTATTTGTCATGTTTGTTCATGTTAATCATGTACCGTCATGTATTTTCTGTGCAGATCCAAGTTAAAGCTAAAATGCCAAATCTATCACTtcaataacacaataatatCAACAGCCTATACAAGAAATAAAGGCATAAATCACACATAACATGCCATTTTATGCATTTCCTGTTGATACTAACTGATTCATGAATCAGATGCAGCAGCTGCACTGTGGGAACAACAGTTCCTGGAAGGACCTAGAGAAGCCTGCAAGTCCTATCTGGTGACAGAGTGTTGTCAAATATACATGACAGGAATGTGCTAGTAGCAAGAGGCCAAAATgatctcacacacgcacacacacacacacacacacacacacacacacacacacacacacacacacacacacacacacacacacacacacacacacacacacacacacacacacacacacactggcatgcATCATCAGTGAAAGTGAGGACCAACAGCTAGACTCTACTAATGTGTGATCTGGGTTTCACGAACCTTTTCCAATTCAGATTATTTCCCCTGGTTTCATTCCTCCAGACCATAGACTGTATTGTATATCTCCAGACCCACAGCAGccatcattttaaagtgtttacatggcgccatctagtggctaTTAGTCAGTAATGCATCAGAGCATAACAGTTCAACAACCACAGCTACAATACTGTTGTTCACCactggtggaatgtaactaagtaaattaagtaaataaagtacaaatCCGAGGCActtgtacttaacttgagtatttATAGTTTAATGCTACGTTATTCTTCTAGTCCACTACAACTCAGAGACAAATATTTACTCCTCTACATGTATTTGATAACTGTAGTTACTTTCGAgattaagaataataataacaaatataatcaacaaattatgttacatatattattaaaggttaagataaaactttattgatgccttggtgaaattcacaagctaccggGCGGAATAtagtaacaaaataataacCTTCATGCAATTCTGTTTTCGTTTTGCATCTATTTTAGTAATTTCTTTGTGGttgtattgtgtctctttgtagtcattgggTCATTTGTAATCattctgtttatgtttgtggtcattttgcatctctttgtgatAACTTTATTCttttcagaaacattttgtaaaacttGACCCCTTGGGCCCCTGGGCCTGTACCCGCTCGGTAACCCAACCAAGCTTGTTCTtcacttgaatatttccattttaagcaactttatacttctactccactgcatCTCAGAGAcaagtattttactttttattccactacatttatctgacagttttaattacttttcagaTCACAATTTATACCCATCCTGTCTATTGAAAACCACGTCGTATCTCCAAATATGGcgattttgaaataaatgatgaaGTGCTCCGTTATGCTTTGTATAATCTCTGCTACTtaagaaactatttaaaaactctcttggatcagctggaaaatgcattgTAACAAAACTGACTTTCTAAGATTAAGAAAAGGtgactttttagagatacgTTTCACAGCGACAAAGCTACAAagatatgatgatcttatagaatatgatgcattgctgttgattaaactacccaacagtgtACAAAGGAGTCAACAGGAGTACAACCGTACTCtccagcagtaaaatgcaacgtAGTACTATTAATACTATTAATGCAGGAACATCATAtgtaatagtaaaacactgacagggaacatttgaTTGCACAATGGGTACTCTTCTCCACAACGTTTAGTGAGACACGTGCCAGTGCAcatgtgacccccccccccccccctggtaaAACCCGGGGGGCATACTGGATACTCATGAAGGCATAAACAGCTCACCTGACCGCATGCTCCAGGTGCACACCACCTGACCTCATATCATTGATGTATCTGGAGCTGCAGCTCTCTGAAAGTCTACTCCTGTTGTGTGCGTGGGTAAAGCAGGCTACATGTGTTTGAGAGAAACCACTTCAGTGTCCCTGTAGGAGGAAAGCATGGATAAAAATATACACCGTGGATTAATTATCTGAAAACCAGCTTCGAGGGGATGGAAGTTGTGGTTGAACTGCTGTTTTCGTGTCATTCTGAAAGTTTACAGATCAGACTTTTCTTGTAGGAgagttgctgctgctggatcCTCGTGGGGATCGGGGCTCGGAGGTTATTGAAAATAGACTAGTAGTTTAATGGTAGCTGCAAATATTCCTTAGATTCATACAGACAAAATTATAAATCACACAATTTTAACCATTTCTACCGTAATTCCAGTACTTATCTATGTTAAACCTAATAATAAACATTCCCATGTAACTATTATTGCTGTCACCATTATAACAGCATTTACCTTCCATTTGATAGCTTGCTTGTCCATACACAAACTCTAAGCTTTAATCAACTCTTAACAATTATCACTTTCAGTAAAAACTTTATAGGATTGGATATAAAAAATCATTCCGAACTGAATCAATTTCCATCTTTTATAACTGAGAAAATGTCCTTATCTCATTAAAGCGAGGGTGGGTAGTGTATTTTAgaattgtatttgttatgtgtTGAAAAACTCTTTTCATTCCGACAGCAATCAAGAAATAcaatgctctgacaaaaacaTCCAGTATCTATGGCTGTCGTAGGACTGTAATAAATCCGTCAAATCATTTTATTCGGCCTGCCTGTCTTCCTGCGCGCACTCTGCCCGTGCACTCATTGCGCATTACCAGACTCTTCCACGAGCTGCCATctttgacagctgtgagtactaactATAGCCATGTTGGCTGTTATTGTTCGTTATACGTTTACATTGATCATTTTGggggagtggctttggagggaggccaATTTAGTGACATTCCGCTAGATTTAGAGACTGTTGGAGCTCGCTGTCATTAGACAAGAGTTCGCAACATTGGGCTgggattaaaagaaaataataatacattgtatttgtaaagcgcctttccaagctaaaagcaatctcaaggcactaaatgtaaaatgtagtttattctTCCAGACTTCTCCAATGTTACCCACCCATGCTGACTTTTTCTTAAAGCACCATTTATCATTTTTAACTGAAGTATACCTAAATGAAATGCACGCCAACAGCAGTTAGAtatagggactatttcttcagtGGAAATAAGTAGTTCTAATGTAAACAGTCAGCTCTCCTGAATATCTGGGACGTTGTTTCTGTAATGACAATGCACTTGTAATTATGTGATGATTTAAAGCTGCCGTTggtaactttattaaaaataactgtCTTGTTTGCTGCAACTGTCACTATATCCTGACTGTAGTGCATGAGCCAGAGCCTCTTCACCACTGTGGTGAATGTGATAAAACCTTCACTCACCTCTCCAGCCTCCTCCTAGTGCTCCTAATGACATTTGTAAGATTCTACCATGCCCCAAAAATATTTGAATTCACTGTTCAGCTGTAAAATGTGAAACCCAGCCACTATATTGGAAAAAAGCAACTCCTTTTGAATTAATTTCTGTGGTTAGCCTCAACATAAAAAGCTGCCCCTTGTACTCCAATGATCCCATATTTGGCAGGGGCAAATAATTCCTGGAATGGACCTTGTAATTTGATGGTACTTTTAGGGAGAATAAAGAGTGTTTGTTAGccttataattatttaattgcTGGTACAACCTAGAGTCATTTACTCTTTTAGAAGcatgcaaaaatgtgaaatttgtttttttaggaaGGAAATTCcagcaatcaataaaaaaaatgtagtaGGGTTTAAGTTAAACTTTTCGTTCAAGGAATTTAGTACCAAATTACAGTTATTTCCTGGAAACTGGAAAGGGAGCTTACGATTTTAACATAAACTTAAGCAAACAGTaacatttcagatttttttttaatttgatttgaggGTTTTCAACAACTCACTTTTAGGCAAAGAAAAGGATAGTAATTTAGTAATATtacatgttttagttttacagaaaaaagaaaaaacacgtCTGGACAGGACCTAAGTAATGAACTATGTGTACACGCTTTTGTTACAAAAATTGGGCATAACGGTAGCAAAGAGGGAGTAGCTAAAAGGGGTACAGGGAGGTGCAAAAAATATCACATCGATACATATACTCATCCCGCTGTTTCACAAAGACAGTCCCCAACTCGTTCCCTCCCACCCATACAATACCAAcgatgataaaataaatgatacttGGAgtaaaaaacagcaaataatcaatatataataaaatataatacgaATTATACAGTACACTCCGGTTATTTCTGTTGTCCTTTTCAAATCCTGAACACATTAACAGTTTGAGTCGTGTTTTCTCTACATCCACGcctccttaaaaaaaaagacaaaaaagtagTGTACATTAAAAACAAGGTTACAgacacttttctgttttgtccTAACTCCTTTTGTCCTTTTCAGTCACTTTAGCATATCAAACTGCCTTTTGTGTGACAGATTAGACCCTTCACCTTTCTCTcttgaaagatttatttatcttaaaGGGCAGATGTCATCTCAGTATAAAAGGTGAGAGATTCTCCACTGGggtaacaaataaacacatacagagcAAGAGACACAGACTATACGGTTTAactgtgaataatgtgaaaacaatttgaaaaaataaactgGTACTAAAAGGTACCTCACTTCTACAATCGGCATCCAATCCATATGTATGCGCAAACACTGCTAATggggaaattaaaaacaaaaataaaaacatgatgagAGGAAACTGGATTAATGCATTTTTCAAACAGGTGCTACTAAAATTGTCACATGGTCAAGAGTTCCTCCACCTTAGGGTAAGGGGAGCCAGATGatgagggtggttctgattttAGGCCTTTTGAAGTCCACTCTAATTCATCAACCACCTCTGCTGCAGTACGTTAGGATTGTATACAGATTTATCCGGGAGGGTTGTGGGGATATTACGGTAGTTACACTAAACCCTTCCCACTTGTTCTGTTAAAAACTTGCTTGCTTCTTGGattatctaaaaaaaataaaacatcaaaacaatctagtctaaaaaacagtttttttttttactgactgTACTCAGTCAGAACTGTTGATCTCTCAGGCTGGACCAGAACCGGGACCGTCAGCTGGACAGGTGTATGGTCACTTTCTGACTGGTCATGTGTCGGTGGGGATTTCGTCTTCATCAGTTCCCAGTTTCTGCCGATGGTCAGCCCCCGACAGCAGAACTTGTGTCGGGCCAGAAGCTGGGAGTTCCAGAAACGGTGTCGGCATTTGCGGCATTGGAATGCAGCTTGTTTAAGATGCAGGCCCCTGTGTTTCAAGGCTTTGTGTAATGAGCTGTTGCGTCTCCCACACTCCTGGCACCGCAGACGGGCGTGGCGGCCTGAGTTTCTCGGTGGGTGCCTGATGGCGTGGTGGACCAGGAGAGAACCCTGCATGGCATATGTTGCACTGGGGCAGATGGGGCAGGGGAAGCGCTTAATGGGCACCTCCATTGAGGTGAGCCCGGTGACTTTGACAGCACCTCCGCTCCAAGACTTTACTTTTATCACACCACCTTTTATCCTCAGCTGGGCcaggatcttttttttcttgagcTGCGCCTGCAGTCTGCCCCTCTTTTTCCTCAGAAGCATCAGCTTCCTGCGGGTGTCTTTACTCAGAGGAACACCCACCAGCTTTCCGTCTCTCATGATGCTGTGGATCAGcagttgcctttttttttttttttgcttttttgtttgtccAAGCCTCTTTTGGAAGTTTTTTGAGCGGTAGTGAAAagggtgctgctgctgctgctgttgctgttgctgttgctgctgttgtggtGGTGGTTGTGGTTGCTGCTGCCCAGGGGCCCCTTGCTGCATGTGAGACGACCCAGCGTAGTTTGGACCTGATCCAGAATCATAGAAGAGCGGTGAGTATACGGAGGGTTGGGACTGGTTGACACGCTGGCCGCTGCGGTCGATGCCATGCTGAGACAGCTTGTGGCGCACTAAGCTGTTGGAGTAGGCAAAGGCTTTACCGCATACTTCACAACGAAAGGACTTCTCCAGCCCTACCCCGCCACCAGTGGACCGTCTGTTGATGTGCCGTCAGGTGAAAGTAGTGGCGGAATGATTTCCAGCACACTGTACAGGTATAAAGCCTCTGAGAGGGGGTGCCCGATGTTGGAGACTTTTCTCCTTGGGAGCATGATGAGAAGTAGTCAGAGTTTCCCGAGGGGGCGACTTGACTGAtagcagcggcagcagcggcagcagcagcagcagcagcagcagctcctttAATTCTCCTCCCCTGGCTGTCGATCTCACCTTTTCTGTGCAACTTCCCGTGTCTCACTAGGCTCTGTGCATAGGCAAACATCTTCCCGCACAGATTGCATTTGTAGTTCTTTTGACCAGAGTGCACGGTCAGATGCTTGGTAAGGTGGAAAGGCTCACGGAACATTTTGCCACATATGTCGCAGGCGTGAGGCTTCTCGCCCGTGTGGACGCGGGTGTGGCGCCGTAGGGTCTCCGCCCTTCTGAAGCGTTTGCAACAAATCTGACAGCTGTACGGCCGTTCTGACCCGTCCCCTGGAGGGGCAGGGCTCCTTCTTCTCCTGACGACGTTGCTTGGGTCCCTCTTCTCTCTGGGCTTCCTTGGCCTCCTGGGCTTCGTGTTCGGCTGGCTAGGGTGGGTCAAAGGCATGGTAGAACCGTTGAGGCTGGACGTAGATGACGGTCCGCCAAGATTACCAAACCCCAACCCCCCAAGGAGGCCTCCAATGATATCCCGCCTCTCTCCTTCCCGGCTTTCAGTGTTTATATCACAGGAGGCTGCGGCTGCAGCAGCGATGGCCGACATCGCACTGCTGGTGACTTCATCCTCCGAATCATCcaacagggaggagagggggaggtgtGGCTGcggttgttgttgctgctgctgcggcggctgttggtggtggtggtggtggtgctgctgcgGTTGTGGGTGGGGATGAAGAGTTGGGGCTAAAGGGGCCTTACGCAGAGTTTGGTTGGTCATTTCACTGGCTAGCGTACTCTCTGAGGAGTACAGAGACGAGGGTTGTGATCGCCTGTAGTCATCGACCCCGCTGTAGGGCGACTGATTCTGGTAGCGATTTCTGGAATAATCTGTTGCATACTTGTCATTCGCCATTGCTGCCCCATCGTTTGGGAGTCCTACCCTGTTTCCACTGCTTCCCATTTTACTGCTGCTTGGGTTGGATGATCCACTTCCTTCGCTGCCAGACCGGTTTTTTGAACTACGAGGAGGTTTGCCACAGGCACCTGAAGCAGCATGGTTGAGAAGGGAGGTGCTCTCACGGAAGCAACGCCCGCAGGCCGGGCAGCGGAAAGGCTTCTCGTCGTGTATCTTCTCATGTCTTGTTAGTGACTCTCGGCGGTTGAAGGATTTCTGGCAGATGTTGCAGACAAAAGGCCGGTTTTCTGAGTGAGTGACACTATGTTGAATGAGGTGACCcctctttttaaatctcttccCACACTCGCCACAGCAGAATATCCTCTCTGGGCTGGGGGAGTTACAGTCTGACTTCCTGCTTTGGCTTTCTGGTGTTAAGCCGTGGCTGCGGAGATGCCTTCGCAGGCTGGAGAGGTGGGTGAAGGTTTTACCACATTCACCACAGTGGTAAAGGGGTTCTGGCTCAGGCTGGCCAGATGAACTATTACTGTGGCTGTCTTGAGATTTGGACAACTGTTGGTTACCGTTGGCTACAAGCACAGAGGTGGAGTTAGAGGAACGAGGGGCAGACGAAGAGGAGGACACGGTGGAGGATGACTGCTGTTGCTGAGAGGacgatgagaggagagaggaatgcGGTGGCTCGCTTCCGATGCCACTTATTCCAACACCCCCAGATCCTCCTCCCACAAGGCCTGATGAGGAGCTCTGACTGTGCCCACTCGAGCTGCTGTTATGGCTGTGAGTGCTGTGACTGTGGCTACTGTCCGATTTCCTCTGAGGCAGGTAGCCCGCCATTGCTTTCTTTCTCCGGCTTCCTCCACTTGAAGCTGATGAAGACGAGCTGTCTCCTGTCTTTGCATCATCTTTAGAGAGGGACAGGTGCAGGGGCAGGGGGAGGGAAAGGCCAACCTCTTGCTGCATTAGTGATGCTATCTGGTTCGAGGAAAGGACTGGAATGCCTTGGAAATCAAAACCACCCAGTGGGGCAGGCTGGGGTGCCGGGTGGAGAGGGTGCGGGTGGTGAGTGTGGCTGTGTGGATGAGATAAGGCGTGAGGGgtcagctgctgttgttgctgctgaatTGGTAGAGCTGCGTGGCTGTGGCTGTGGCTGTGTGCGGAGTGGAGGGCGGGGGGAGGGGCCAGGGCCGAGTTTGAGTCAGTGGGCCCTTGGCTTAGACCCAAGCCCAAGTGGTTGTGAGTGCCTTGCTGAACGAGGAACTGCTCCAGGCTGCTGTTGGTGGGGACGCCGGAAAGGAAGTATTGGTTGGCGGCGAGCATGCAGCTGAACTGCTGGTGGAGGCTGCGGGGATCCGACTGGCCGACTAACGGGACTGCAGTGCTGCCGGAAGGGTTGATGGAGGCtgaagaggtggaggaagaaggTGAGGAAGTGGGGGGACCAGTTGAGGgctgagggacagagagacctGGATGCAGGGGTGGAGGCGGGGGTGCGGGTGTGACAACTCCACCGATGACCCCTGCACTTCCTACACTGCTGCCCCCACCAAAGTCAAAACGTCCCATCCCGGAGTGGAGCTGCTCCTGAGCCAGCGCAGCCTCTGCTGGGTGAAAAGGCCGCAGAAACTGGGGGTATCCCGAGCTCCCGCTCccactgctgctactactgctcaTCTTACTGGACTTCCTGGAGCTGTGAGACGAAGAGGACGACTGGCTCTGATGGGAGATGGATGCGGAAGGTGCGCTCATTTTGGCGAATAATGATGAGGAGTCTGCGAAGGCATTACTCCGAGAACTCTGGAGGGATCCCAGGCCGAGGCCAGACAGGAGGCTTCCAGAGCCATCGACGGAgggctggtgctgctgctgaagctgctgctgatgctgcagtTGGACCTGCTGCTGGTGGCTCAGTTGTCGTTCTAATCCAAGGCCTTTGAACTGGTGGGCCTGGTGTCCACTCAGCATCTCTAAAATGTCCATTGGGTACTTGCTGAACTGGAACATCTTCCAATACAGCTGTGGCAAAGTGCCACGTAGCTACAACTGCCACGTGCACTAAGCCTGCAATTGCTGGAAATAGCAATGACCCCTTGTCAAACTGACAAGGTGGGATTTTCAGAGGTAGTCCTGACCCCAAAATTCCAACAAACAGCTATAATCCACCAAAAGCCGATGCTCGATTTTTTTCCCTCACATAAATGGTATCACTAGTAGTTTTATTCTTCATTCAAGAGTGAAGCCTTCAAGTGCGTCTGcgggatttttctttttttaaagggtcATAAATAGGTAATAAACTAAATCATATTAAAAAACAGAGTctgtagtgtttttttttaagtgttccATAATAGTATGccgattgttttttttatcaggtCAGCAGTTCCATGAAGTGGAGTGTGACAGCTATTTCAGTGGAGGGTGAACCATTGCTTCACTGCCCTTCTGTCCCCTCATGGAGT
This region of Cottoperca gobio chromosome 11, fCotGob3.1, whole genome shotgun sequence genomic DNA includes:
- the znf865 gene encoding LOW QUALITY PROTEIN: zinc finger protein 865 (The sequence of the model RefSeq protein was modified relative to this genomic sequence to represent the inferred CDS: deleted 1 base in 1 codon); this encodes MFQFSKYPMDILEMLSGHQAHQFKGLGLERQLSHQQQVQLQHQQQLQQQHQPSVDGSGSLLSGLGLGSLQSSRSNAFADSSSLFAKMSAPSASISHQSQSSSSSHSSRKSSKMSSSSSSGSGSSGYPQFLRPFHPAEAALAQEQLHSGMGRFDFGGGSSVGSAGVIGGVVTPAPPPPPLHPGLSVPQPSTGPPTSSPSSSTSSASINPSGSTAVPLVGQSDPRSLHQQFSCMLAANQYFLSGVPTNSSLEQFLVQQGTHNHLGLGLSQGPTDSNSALAPPPALHSAHSHSHSHAALPIQQQQQQLTPHALSHPHSHTHHPHPLHPAPQPAPLGGFDFQGIPVLSSNQIASLMQQEVGLSLPLPLHLSLSKDDAKTGDSSSSSASSGGSRRKKAMAGYLPQRKSDSSHSHSTHSHNSSSSGHSQSSSSGLVGGGSGGVGISGIGSEPPHSSLLSSSSQQQQSSSTVSSSSSAPRSSNSTSVLVANGNQQLSKSQDSHSNSSSGQPEPEPLYHCGECGKTFTHLSSLRRHLRSHGLTPESQSRKSDCNSPSPERIFCCGECGKRFKKRGHLIQHSVTHSENRPFVCNICQKSFNRRESLTRHEKIHDEKPFRCPACGRCFRESTSLLNHAASGACGKPPRSSKNRSGSEGSGSSNPSSSKMGSSGNRVGLPNDGAAMANDKYATDYSRNRYQNQSPYSGVDDYRRSQPSSLYSSESTLASEMTNQTLRKAPLAPTLHPHPQPQQHHHHHHQQPPQQQQQQPQPHLPLSSLLDDSEDEVTSSAMSAIAAAAAASCDINTESREGERRDIIGGLLGGLGFGNLGGPSSTSSLNGSTMPLTHPSQPNTKPRRPRKPREKRDPSNVVRRRRSPAPPGDGSERPYSCQICCKRFRRAETLRRHTRVHTGEKPHACDICGKMFREPFHLTKHLTVHSGQKNYKCNLCGKMFAYAQSLVRHGKLHRKGEIDSQGRRIKGAAAAAAAAAAAAAAISQVAPSGNSDYFSSCSQGEKSPTSGTPSQRLYTCTVCWKSFRHYFHLTAHQQTVHWWRGRAEKSFRCEVCGKAFAYSNSLVRHKLSQHGIDRSGQRVNQSQPSVYSPLFYDSGSGPNYAGSSHMQQGAPGQQQPQPPPQQQQQQQQQQQQQHPFHYRSKNFQKRLGQTKKQKKKKRQLLIHSIMRDGKLVGVPLSKDTRRKLMLLRKKRGRLQAQLKKKKILAQLRIKGGVIKVKSWSGGAVKVTGLTSMEVPIKRFPCPICPSATYAMQGSLLVHHAIRHPPRNSGRHARLRCQECGRRNSSLHKALKHRGLHLKQAAFQCRKCRHRFWNSQLLARHKFCCRGLTIGRNWELMKTKSPPTHDQSESDHTPVQLTVPVLVQPERSTVLTEYSQ